The proteins below are encoded in one region of Streptomyces cyanogenus:
- a CDS encoding HAD family acid phosphatase — MRKSLKAVAAGAACLVAGAALYGAGAATAGQSTANSTHEPYNIGVLVKDIDTYYGTTADSNGVYQASPDSPYAKDLAHLDAGAKRYIDKAARKALHKGQKPAVVFDIDDTLLLSLDYEKRTNYTYNSTTWNDYVNKADRPAVFGSPELVRYAESKGVEVFYNSGLSEAQRTAAVQNLKKVGADVNLDADHMFLKDKANPPAYLKDCATAGAWNCTTVQYKSGTRKHIEDDLGYEIIANFGDQYSDLEGGYANRTYKLPNPTYFVG, encoded by the coding sequence ATGCGGAAGTCCCTCAAGGCGGTCGCTGCCGGTGCCGCCTGCCTCGTCGCCGGTGCGGCGCTGTACGGCGCGGGCGCGGCCACCGCCGGTCAGTCGACGGCGAACTCCACCCACGAGCCGTACAACATAGGCGTCCTGGTGAAGGACATCGACACCTACTACGGCACGACCGCCGACAGCAACGGCGTCTACCAGGCGTCCCCGGACAGCCCGTACGCCAAGGACCTGGCGCACCTCGACGCCGGCGCCAAGCGCTACATCGACAAGGCGGCCCGCAAGGCGCTGCACAAGGGGCAGAAGCCGGCCGTCGTCTTCGACATCGACGACACGCTGCTGCTCAGCCTCGACTACGAGAAGCGCACCAACTACACGTACAACTCCACCACGTGGAACGACTACGTGAACAAGGCCGACCGCCCGGCCGTCTTCGGCAGCCCCGAGCTGGTCCGGTACGCCGAGTCCAAGGGCGTCGAGGTCTTCTACAACTCCGGTCTGAGCGAGGCCCAGCGCACCGCCGCCGTGCAGAACCTGAAGAAGGTCGGCGCCGACGTGAACCTCGACGCCGACCACATGTTCCTCAAGGACAAGGCCAACCCGCCGGCCTACCTGAAGGACTGCGCCACCGCGGGTGCCTGGAACTGCACGACCGTGCAGTACAAGTCCGGGACGCGCAAGCACATCGAGGACGACCTGGGCTACGAGATCATCGCCAACTTCGGCGACCAGTACTCGGACCTGGAGGGCGGTTACGCGAACCGCACGTACAAGCTGCCGAACCCGACGTACTTCGTCGGCTGA